A stretch of DNA from Cannabis sativa cultivar Pink pepper isolate KNU-18-1 chromosome X, ASM2916894v1, whole genome shotgun sequence:
attttatgaacacccctaaataGTATCATTCTTTAGAAGTACTAAATATTTCTACATCAGttaaacatataatattttattttatttttctttcaaattatttttgacacgcttacttttaaaaatactacAATAGTGTAGCACCTTTCACTAATACTATAATTACAATCTCacacattattatatataaaaaaaattctttattaaattattgtatatattttacttttaatttttttatttaaaaaaatataacatcaATATCATTATGTAACatcaatataaattttaagaatAACATTCTTTTATCTCTAATGTtatagtatttttatattttatcaaACATCCTCCACAATATAatcattggagatgctcttacaTGTCACTCCAACAAAATCGTAATTACAATTaataaagaaggaaaaaaaaattaaaaaagtcaataataataataataataataataataataataatagtgagTGAGTGCCTCAAACTTTTGCTCCCTTATAATTGGCATAGTTTACCATTTGCTAAGTTATTTTATTGTGAGATCTTGACACTCAGACATATCGCGGTTACTCCGGGATGAGACTTTGTTGGGTTTGGTAGCGTGATTCGTGACAGTGCAGGGGTTGTTTGGGTGGCTTGGGGTGATGGTAATTTTAGTGTTGTGGTTGCAGAACTTTTGGCTCTCCGTCTGGGCCTTCGTTGGCTATTTGAGTTGGGGTTTAAGATTTCAAAAGCTGAAATAGATTCTTTATGTGTTTGTAATTAGGTGAATTATCTAAGTTCTAATTTTGCTttcaaatatattattaatgaaattgttttttttttaactactaTTAGTGGTAGTTCGTGTCAAGTTATTTCGTGTAATATAGATGGCGTGGCTCACACACTAATAAAATCTATTACTAGCTTGATAACAGTTATTGTTTGAGTTGATATTtgtcctaaatttattaatgctATTGTAACAGTTATTTGGTTCGTTAATAAAATGATACTttctttaaaaaagaaaatgttcACAAGTGGTAGTAGTATGGCCTATATTACTAAACGGGTGCTTctattttgaaaacaattttgtAAATACGGATCGAATTGCTCCATTTATACACCTTTAACTAAAATTAGTTAATAATGCTTctcctttattatttttttattaaattattattaatgttgtgagtaaaaatttaaataactttatttacatttaatcttattaattttttttcctcatACCTGTTGCATGTAAGTGTAGGGTAAGTCACCGTctaaacgaaaataaatatctcatatatcacataaaatGAAAACACGTGGCATAATTTAATTGAGAGAAACCGAAGGTTGTGAGACAATAAAAAATAGTGATGATGAGGATACAATATCTAGACATCACCTTTTATCATTAGTTAGTTATTATATTTATGaaacttattatattatataaatacaatTATAAAAATGGATACTTAGTTATAGTAATTAACATATGAAATTTAGGAGAATATTAGTATTTCTCAATTTTAATTGGTACACGAATCCATCCACTGCTGTGCTGCAGCTTAATGCTTATCGtttggaccaagacccaaaatTTGGATAAGTTGAGTTGTGATAAAGGTAAGGATAAGAGAAATTAATACCCCCATTTTGGTAATTTAAGGTCCCATACTTATACCAGAAACCATTtccaagaaaagaagaagatatAATGACTTATAATTTGCGGCAATAACACGCACTACTACTACTAGTATTGTACTCTTCGTTTGCTTAAATTTTAACCAAACCAAACCTTTCTTTTTCGTTTTCCTTAAATACCCCTACCACGGACCTATTTACTTATTGCCAAAGACAAattaagttaattaattaattagtactaCATATTTACTCTGCTCTGCAGTGATTGATTATATATGGCGGTTTCTGATGCGGTGGTGGCGAACTTGACGACGATTTACGTGATAGTTATCGCGTTAATAAAGGGTTATGGTATAATACTGGGGCGGAGCTTCAGTGGTGTGATTGTTCTGATTGTATCCACAGTGTTAGTGATATTGATTCTAATAGGAACGCTTACTTGGGATATGTCACGCAAAGCGGCCACCTACGCTTTCTCCACtcatcatcatcctcatcatcatgTTCATGAGATTTGCAAGGGTGGAATCTGCTGGCACGGCGTAGCCGTACAATCGCCGGCTTCTCAGCTCCGGTTTAGGCTACCCCACCAACTACCTACTTATCCCAATTAATTTGTAAACTATATACAtataagaagaaagagaagaggcATGGATTTTCAGAAAGATTTGGTTTTCATTTTAATTCACACGCTgcaatatatgtatgtatatagtA
This window harbors:
- the LOC115703029 gene encoding uncharacterized protein LOC115703029; protein product: MAVSDAVVANLTTIYVIVIALIKGYGIILGRSFSGVIVLIVSTVLVILILIGTLTWDMSRKAATYAFSTHHHPHHHVHEICKGGICWHGVAVQSPASQLRFRLPHQLPTYPN